From a region of the Geothrix sp. 21YS21S-2 genome:
- the dxr gene encoding 1-deoxy-D-xylulose-5-phosphate reductoisomerase yields the protein MRKVALLGSTGSIGTSTLDVVAAHPDRLEVAALAAGRNRDLLLAQCERFRPRLVSLSRPEDAQWLAGQLSYRPDILHGMDGLQACALESGADTLLAAVVGAAGLASAEAALRAGLRVCVANKESLVVGGALMRQALEAGGGELLPVDSEHAALHQLLAGHAPGAVREVRITASGGPFRDWDLQRVHDATIEQALNHPTWKMGPKITIDSATLMNKGLEVIEAAYLFGLSADQIAVTIHPQSQVHAMVGFHDGTYQLQVCANDMKLPIQYALLHPDRLPGPVPPYDWDAARAWTFEPPDLTRFPCLALAYQALAADGTAPAILNAANEEAVAAFLDGRIGFWRIQACCGAILAAIPAEPAHTLDQVMDIDRQARVQARTWISHHTRQGNP from the coding sequence ATGCGCAAGGTCGCCCTCCTGGGATCCACCGGCTCCATCGGAACCTCCACCCTGGACGTGGTGGCGGCCCATCCGGACCGCCTGGAGGTCGCCGCCCTGGCCGCGGGCCGCAACCGGGACCTCCTCCTGGCCCAGTGCGAGCGGTTCCGGCCCCGGCTGGTCTCCCTCTCCCGGCCTGAGGACGCCCAGTGGCTGGCCGGCCAGCTCTCCTACCGGCCCGACATCCTCCACGGCATGGACGGCCTCCAGGCCTGCGCCCTGGAATCCGGGGCCGACACCCTGCTGGCCGCCGTGGTGGGGGCCGCGGGCCTGGCCAGCGCCGAGGCCGCCCTGCGGGCCGGCCTGCGCGTGTGCGTGGCCAACAAGGAGAGCCTGGTGGTGGGCGGCGCCCTCATGCGCCAGGCGCTGGAAGCCGGCGGCGGCGAGCTGCTGCCCGTGGATTCCGAACATGCGGCCCTGCACCAGCTCCTGGCCGGCCACGCCCCCGGGGCCGTGCGGGAGGTGCGCATCACCGCCAGCGGCGGCCCCTTCCGGGACTGGGACCTGCAGCGGGTGCACGACGCCACCATCGAGCAGGCCCTCAACCATCCCACCTGGAAGATGGGGCCCAAGATCACCATCGATTCCGCCACCCTGATGAACAAGGGCCTGGAGGTGATCGAAGCCGCCTACCTCTTCGGCCTGTCTGCGGACCAGATCGCGGTGACCATCCACCCCCAGAGCCAGGTGCACGCCATGGTGGGGTTCCATGACGGCACCTACCAGCTTCAGGTGTGCGCCAACGACATGAAGCTGCCCATCCAGTACGCCCTGCTGCATCCCGATCGCCTGCCCGGTCCGGTGCCGCCCTACGACTGGGACGCCGCCCGCGCCTGGACCTTCGAGCCCCCCGACCTCACCAGATTCCCCTGCCTCGCCCTGGCCTACCAGGCCCTCGCGGCCGACGGCACCGCCCCCGCTATCCTCAATGCCGCCAATGAGGAAGCGGTGGCCGCCTTCCTGGACGGCCGGATCGGCTTCTGGCGGATCCAGGCCTGCTGCGGGGCCATCCTGGCCGCCATCCCGGCCGAACCGGCCCATACTTTGGATCAGGTGATGGATATTGACCGGCAGGCCCGGGTCCAAGCCAGAACCTGGATTTCTCACCACACCCGCCAAGGAAACCCATGA
- a CDS encoding phosphatidate cytidylyltransferase — MTPAPPPKRAGIDKGNLAVRVGTALVFAIFFFTLLYLGAQYWAKAVFLGLLAGALLMAMHEFTLMGRKMGFNPSFLAGTLAGWAFLLHFYLLGRDPTDPLPLWLVLTGSALVIHFGALLFDRDLEKALPSQAITWMGAVYLGLGTGFMMKLFMFSETTLSNTGGRLVLALFLITWIGDTCAYFVGSLLGRHKLAPRVSPKKTWEGVGGNLAGNVLAAFLIRAFVYTEWTPLDALAIGLLLGVAGLMGDLVESMWKRSAGAKDSNMGGISIPGHGGMLDRLDSLAFAAPVFYAYIHFVHGLN; from the coding sequence ATGACCCCTGCCCCACCCCCCAAGCGCGCCGGCATCGACAAGGGCAACCTTGCCGTCCGGGTGGGCACCGCCCTGGTGTTCGCGATCTTCTTCTTCACCCTGCTCTACCTGGGTGCCCAGTACTGGGCCAAGGCCGTGTTCCTGGGCCTCCTGGCCGGGGCCCTGCTCATGGCCATGCACGAGTTCACCCTCATGGGCCGGAAGATGGGCTTCAACCCCTCCTTCCTCGCCGGCACCCTGGCGGGCTGGGCCTTCCTCCTGCACTTCTACCTCCTGGGCCGGGACCCCACGGACCCCCTGCCCCTGTGGCTGGTGTTGACGGGTTCCGCCCTGGTCATCCATTTCGGCGCCCTCCTTTTCGACCGGGACCTGGAAAAGGCCCTCCCCAGCCAGGCCATCACCTGGATGGGAGCCGTCTACCTGGGCCTGGGCACCGGGTTCATGATGAAGCTCTTCATGTTCAGCGAGACGACCCTGTCCAACACCGGCGGGCGCCTCGTTCTGGCCCTGTTCCTCATCACCTGGATCGGCGACACCTGCGCCTACTTCGTGGGCAGCCTCCTGGGCCGGCACAAGCTGGCGCCCCGGGTGAGCCCCAAGAAGACCTGGGAAGGGGTGGGCGGCAACCTCGCGGGCAACGTCCTGGCGGCCTTCCTCATCCGGGCCTTCGTCTACACCGAGTGGACGCCCCTGGACGCGCTGGCCATCGGCCTCCTCCTAGGCGTGGCCGGCCTCATGGGCGACCTGGTCGAGAGCATGTGGAAGCGCAGCGCGGGCGCCAAGGACTCCAACATGGGCGGGATCTCCATCCCCGGCCACGGCGGCATGCTGGACCGGCTGGACAGCCTGGCCTTCGCCGCGCCGGTGTTCTACGCCTACATCCACTTCGTCCACGGACTGAACTGA
- the uppS gene encoding polyprenyl diphosphate synthase, which translates to MSIPRHVALIMDGNGRWAAQRGWPRIKGHKEGVRAVQDILDAASDAGIGHLTLYAFSTENWKRPAQEVAVLMALLRMYLRMFLPKLKKRGIRFHHLGAPEGLPEGILKDLRTLELQTAGHTGMVFHLAVNYGSRLELATAARKCIEDGVPPAEMDEAALASRLWTAGAPDVDLLIRTSGELRISNFLLWQAAYAEFYMTECLWPDFRGPQLREALEAYSQRERRFGGI; encoded by the coding sequence GTGAGCATCCCCCGCCACGTCGCTCTCATAATGGACGGCAACGGCCGCTGGGCTGCCCAGCGGGGCTGGCCCCGCATCAAGGGCCACAAGGAGGGCGTGCGCGCGGTCCAGGACATCCTGGACGCCGCCTCCGACGCCGGCATCGGGCACCTCACCCTGTACGCCTTCTCCACCGAGAACTGGAAGCGCCCCGCCCAGGAGGTGGCCGTCCTCATGGCCCTCCTGCGGATGTATCTCAGGATGTTCCTGCCCAAGTTGAAGAAGCGGGGCATCCGGTTCCACCACCTGGGGGCCCCGGAAGGGCTTCCCGAGGGGATCCTCAAGGACCTGCGCACCCTGGAGCTCCAGACCGCCGGCCACACCGGGATGGTCTTCCACCTGGCCGTGAACTACGGCTCCCGGCTGGAGCTGGCCACCGCGGCCCGGAAGTGCATCGAGGACGGGGTCCCGCCCGCGGAGATGGACGAGGCGGCCCTGGCCAGCCGCCTGTGGACCGCCGGCGCGCCGGACGTGGACCTGCTCATCCGCACCTCCGGGGAGCTGCGCATCTCCAACTTCCTGCTCTGGCAGGCCGCCTACGCCGAGTTCTACATGACCGAGTGCCTCTGGCCCGATTTCAGGGGCCCCCAGCTCCGGGAAGCCCTCGAAGCCTATTCCCAGCGCGAGCGCCGCTTCGGCGGAATCTGA